Part of the Gammaproteobacteria bacterium genome, CTTATCATGGCTGGCAATATGATTGTTCCGGTGCCTGTATCAATATTCCTTATGTGGGGAAGGCGAAAAATATTCCCCGAGGGGTTAAGGCCTATCCCTGCAGGGAAGCTTATGGATTGATATTTGTATTCCCCGGTGACGCCAGCAAGGCCGGACAGGTAGACTTCCCGGAGATTGCGGCTTGGCGTGACACCAATTACAAGACCCGTTTTCTTGATGATCAGGTCAAGTGCCATTATTCATTCCTGCATGAAAACCTGATGGACATGAATCATCAATTTTTACATCGACGCATCATGTCCAGGATCAAAACAACCTACCTGGGCTTACGTGAAGGCGATGATTTTGTAGAGGTGGATTACACCTTCAGTCGGGAAGGCCGGCAGCCGGTGGGTGAAAAATTTATCCTCGGTAAACGTGAGGCCGAGGCGTCAAAAGACTCTCATGACCTGATGACTATACGGACACAATACCCGTACCAGATACTGAAATTTTGGACCGGCGGCAGTGAACACACGGCACTGGATCTTTGGATCACCTATGTTCCGGTCGATAGCCATCAACGTATCAATCATACCTTTGGCCTGATTAATGTTCGCAAGCCTTCAGTGCCGGGACTGATATATGTGCTATGGCCGTTTATTGTTTATTTTACTAATGACATCTTTGCAGAAGATCGCTGGATAGTGGAACTGGAACAGCTTGCGTTTGATAAGCAGGGCCAGGACGAAAATCAGGAAATCTACCACGTCATTAAAAAAGTACGTGATTTGCTGATTCGTAAAGGACTGCCGAATCCGGCATTTGAAAACAGCTAGTGCCGGTGCATGTTGCTGAGCCTAAAGTTATCCATTCGCCGGAGCAGTGTGTCGGCGGTGTATCAGTGAAACCTATGATCCGCCCCGCTTGCTTGAACGCTTCGCGTATCAGACTGAGGTGACATTCCCCAACCGTTGGTCCCCGCTACGGGACGTCCGCGTCCCCGATGTGATGCTCGGATTGAATATCCTTACGCGTGTCCTATGGACTGTTGGCTATCTTTCCGATTACCGCCAGGCGTTCTGGCAGCTCGCTGGACCCCTGATGCGTGCCGGCCGCATCGAGGAAGTTATTCACATTGGTTTGGTAAGCCATCATTTGATTCAGTTTACACGCGAGGCTTTGCAGGGGTCCGAGGAGGCGTGTTTTTATTCAGACCCAAATCGTGCGTCTCCTGCTGGCGTCTAGCCCACATAGGAACACACCCTTAGACATCCGGAATTGAAGGATGCCTTTGCAAACTATCTGAGGTCAATGAATCTCGCCTGACAGGAAGGGAAGCCGTCCAGATCATGCGGCATCCAAGAGGGAGCCTAATCTTTTATTTGTTGGGTCCCATGCAGATCATGTGGCAACGTGTAAAAAACCTTGCATGATGCCTTGAGGTTGGCTCCCCGGGACGGGCTCGAACCGCCGACCTAGTGGTTAACAGCCACCCGCTCTACCAACTGAGCTACCGGGGATTAAATAAGGTTGCTTATGCTACTGTTGGGGTCTAATTGGGTCAACACGTCTCTTGGGTGGCTCTGATTGGTGCGCAGCAGCTTAAGCGGACAGTGACGTGGCAAGCCGGTCCATCGCCCGCTCCAGTGCGTCCATACTTGTCGCGAACGATATACGCATATGACCGGGCGCGCCAAACGCCGATCCCGGGACCATCGCAATCCCGGCTTTATCTAATGCGAACTCAGCGAGCTCGATGTCGTTATGAACCTCATCCAGCCGTTCGATCACGCCCTGCATACTCGGGAAAATGTAAAACGTTCCCTGAGACGGTAGACAAGTTATCCCGTTAATTTCGTTCAGTTTTTTGTAGACAAAGTCGTGACGTTCCTTGAAGATGTTACACCGCTCCGAGATGAAAGACTGGTCGCCTTCTAGCGCTGTCTGTGCCGCAGCTTGTGCGATGGAAGTTGGATTGGACGTGCTTTGAGACTGGATCCTTTTCATTGCCCGGATGAGTTCTTCAGGGCCAGCGGCATAACCGATCCGCCAGCCCGTCATGGCGTAGGCTTTGGAGACGCCATTCAATACGATCGTCCGCTCATGCAGATCGGGACATACATTGACGATGTTGCAGAAGGACTGGTCACCCCACAGAATATGCTCATACATATCGTCTGAGGCAATAAGAACATGAGGGTTTGCATGTAAAATCTCTCCGAGGCTGGCAAGTTCCTTGGCTGAACAATAGGCACCAGTCGGGTTCGCTGGACTGTTGAGCACCAGGAGCTTGGTTTTTTCTGTGATGGCGGCCTGCAATCGT contains:
- a CDS encoding pyridoxal phosphate-dependent aminotransferase, with the translated sequence KSSPTLAVAARAAKLRAAGRDIIGLGAGEPDFDTPDHIKSAAIQAINDGMTKYTAVDGTPSLKEAIVEKFNRENGLSYALSQVLVSCGCKHSFYNMAQALLNPGDEVIIPAPYWASYPDMIRLAGGEPIIIKASLEHDFKIDPQRLQAAITEKTKLLVLNSPANPTGAYCSAKELASLGEILHANPHVLIASDDMYEHILWGDQSFCNIVNVCPDLHERTIVLNGVSKAYAMTGWRIGYAAGPEELIRAMKRIQSQSTSNPTSIAQAAAQTALEGDQSFISERCNIFKERHDFVYKKLNEINGITCLPSQGTFYIFPSMQGVIERLDEVHNDIELAEFALDKAGIAMVPGSAFGAPGHMRISFATSMDALERAMDRLATSLSA
- a CDS encoding DUF4070 domain-containing protein; this translates as MCRRCISETYDPPRLLERFAYQTEVTFPNRWSPLRDVRVPDVMLGLNILTRVLWTVGYLSDYRQAFWQLAGPLMRAGRIEEVIHIGLVSHHLIQFTREALQGSEEACFYSDPNRASPAGV
- a CDS encoding aromatic ring-hydroxylating dioxygenase subunit alpha; translation: MMVTPLEPKTDTDYSGPDLRKIGAHPDYWYPLARSHDVKPGKAIPRSFAGQPIVLVRTQAGKLFALEDRCAHRQVPLHIGVVNGEQIQCAYHGWQYDCSGACINIPYVGKAKNIPRGVKAYPCREAYGLIFVFPGDASKAGQVDFPEIAAWRDTNYKTRFLDDQVKCHYSFLHENLMDMNHQFLHRRIMSRIKTTYLGLREGDDFVEVDYTFSREGRQPVGEKFILGKREAEASKDSHDLMTIRTQYPYQILKFWTGGSEHTALDLWITYVPVDSHQRINHTFGLINVRKPSVPGLIYVLWPFIVYFTNDIFAEDRWIVELEQLAFDKQGQDENQEIYHVIKKVRDLLIRKGLPNPAFENS